A stretch of Brassica rapa cultivar Chiifu-401-42 chromosome A08, CAAS_Brap_v3.01, whole genome shotgun sequence DNA encodes these proteins:
- the LOC103833157 gene encoding chaperone protein dnaJ 20, chloroplastic, producing the protein MKCYKGSSILATDYYPFLYKRPVFSPSASFPSTTISYPARTRFLSTRIQARLTQDDPVKQSEDLSFYDLLGVTESVTLPEIKQAYKQLARKYHPDVSPPDQVEEYTDRFIRVQEAYETLSDPRRRVLYDQDLSMGFSFSFSGRRRNRYDEEVVEEKSEWKKKWQTQLSGLKKRSHQKENNSMSWAARMRRQQHMSEDSSS; encoded by the exons ATGAAATGTTACAAAGGGTCATCCATTCTCGCTACCGATTACTACCCTTTCCTCTACAAACGACCAGTCTTTTCTCCGTCCGCTTCGTTCCCATCTACCACTATCTCCTACCCGGCCCGAACCCGATTCTTATCCACCCGGATCCAAGCCAGACTCACCCAAGACGATCCAGTTAAACAATCTGAGGATTTAAGCTTCTATGATCTCCTCGGCGTCACCGAATCCGTTACTCTCCCGGAAATCAAACAAGCGTATAAACAGCTTGCTCGTAAGTACCATCCCGATGTTTCGCCTCCGGATCAGGTCGAGGAATACACAGATCGGTTTATTAGGGTTCAAGAAGCTTACGAGACTCTCTCCGATCCTCGCCGGAGAGTTCTATACGACCAAGATTTATCAATGGGATTCTCATTTTCCTTCTCAGGTCGACGCAGGAATCGATACGATGAG GAAGTTGTGGAAGAGAAGAGTGAGTGGAAGAAAAAATGGCAAACTCAGCTCTCAGGGCTAAAGAAAAGAAGCCATCAGAAAGAAAACAACTCAATGTCTTGGGCTGCTAGAATGCGCCGTCAACAGCACATGTCTGAAGATTCTTCTTCATAA
- the LOC108869293 gene encoding uncharacterized mitochondrial protein AtMg00810-like yields the protein MLDCHPSSVPMIPNLKLSKTKGELLDTPERYRRLVGRLMYLTITHPDITFAVNKLCQYSSAPHLPHLRAVYKVLDYIKGTVGHGLFYSAEEDLTLKGFADADWASCQDSRCSTIGFTMFIGSSLISWRSKKKPTISRSSAEAEYRALALATCEMMWLCQLLRDLRIYRLPIPVLYSDSTSAIYIATNHVFSKQTKHIELDCHTV from the coding sequence ATGTTGGACTGTCATCCTTCTTCGGTTCCCATGATTCCTAATCTCAAACTTTCCAAGACAAAGGGTGAGCTTCTTGATACCCCTGAACGCTATCGAAGACTGGTTggccgattgatgtatttgaccATCACACATCCTGACATTACGTTTGCTGTTAACAAGCTTTGCCAGTATTCCTCTGCTCCGCACTTACCTCATCTTCGTGCGGTATACAAAGTTCTTGACTACATTAAAGGAACTGTTGGTCATGGATTGTTTTACTCCGCTGAAGAGGACCTTACATTAAAGGGATTTGCGGATGCAGATTGGGCATCTTGTCAAGACAGTAGATGTTCAACGATTGGTTTTACCATGTTCATTGGTTCTTCCTTGATATCATGGAGATCTAAGAAGAAACCAACAATCTCACGCTCTTCCGCAGAGGCTGAATACAGAGCTTTGGCTCTCGCTACTTGTGAGATGATGTGGTTATGTCAGTTACTTCGTGACTTACGCATCTATCGTCTACCTATCCCGGTGCTCTATTCGGATAGTACATCTGCTATATACATTGCCACTAATCATGTCTTTTCCAAACAGACTAAACACATTGAACTTGATTGCCATACAGTCTAG